The following proteins come from a genomic window of Anaerobutyricum hallii:
- a CDS encoding SDR family oxidoreductase: protein MNGNWLGLDGQVVIVTGGASGIGKHVVDTLVKVGAKAVAVDLNVKTGDELDGAYCVQCNVTDPESVNQMVQAVLAKYGKIDALVNNAGINLPRLLVDVKGEKPEYELNEDSFGKMFAVNVKGVFLCAQAVARELVKQGHGVILNMSSESGKEGSQGQSAYSATKGAVDSFTRSWAKELGKYNVRVVACAPGIMEATGLRTAAYNEALAYTRGVKPEDLSTDYSKVIPIGRDGKLDEVGSLVAYLVSDQASYITGTTVNISGGKSRG, encoded by the coding sequence ATGAATGGAAATTGGCTGGGATTAGACGGACAGGTTGTTATCGTAACAGGTGGTGCTTCCGGAATCGGAAAACACGTAGTAGACACACTTGTAAAGGTTGGAGCAAAGGCAGTTGCAGTCGATCTTAATGTAAAGACAGGAGATGAGCTTGACGGAGCATATTGTGTACAGTGTAATGTTACTGATCCGGAAAGTGTAAACCAGATGGTACAGGCTGTTCTTGCAAAGTATGGTAAGATCGATGCATTAGTAAATAATGCAGGAATTAATCTTCCAAGACTGCTTGTTGATGTAAAGGGAGAAAAACCAGAGTACGAATTAAACGAAGATTCTTTCGGAAAAATGTTTGCAGTTAATGTAAAGGGCGTATTCCTCTGTGCACAGGCAGTTGCAAGAGAACTCGTAAAACAGGGACATGGAGTTATTCTTAATATGTCCAGCGAGTCCGGAAAAGAAGGTTCTCAGGGTCAGTCAGCATACTCTGCTACAAAGGGAGCAGTAGACAGCTTTACTCGTTCCTGGGCAAAGGAACTTGGAAAGTACAATGTACGAGTTGTTGCATGTGCTCCTGGTATCATGGAAGCAACAGGACTTCGTACCGCTGCTTACAATGAAGCTTTAGCTTATACAAGAGGGGTAAAACCAGAAGATTTATCTACAGACTACAGTAAAGTAATTCCAATTGGAAGAGATGGAAAGCTTGATGAAGTAGGAAGCCTTGTAGCATACCTTGTATCCGATCAGGCAAGCTACATCACAGGAACAACAGTTAACATTTCCGGAGGAAAGTCCAGAGGATAA
- a CDS encoding shikimate kinase has protein sequence MKDGKSIVLIGMPGVGKSTIGVILAKEIGYQFLDADLLIQEQEGMLLKDIIATKGHDGFLAVENQVNRDVDAKHSVIATGGSAVYCEEAMLHYKETCQIVYLRCPYEILSKRLGDLKGRGVALKEGQTLLDLYEERSVLYEKYADVIIDEDNKGIEETLELLKEKFC, from the coding sequence ATGAAAGACGGAAAAAGTATTGTTTTGATCGGTATGCCCGGTGTAGGGAAGAGTACGATCGGTGTTATTTTGGCAAAGGAGATCGGTTATCAGTTTCTAGATGCGGATCTTTTGATTCAGGAACAGGAAGGAATGTTGTTGAAGGATATTATCGCAACAAAGGGGCATGATGGTTTTCTTGCGGTAGAGAATCAGGTGAATCGTGATGTGGATGCGAAGCATTCTGTTATAGCAACAGGTGGAAGTGCGGTATATTGTGAAGAAGCGATGTTACATTATAAAGAGACATGCCAGATTGTGTATCTTCGCTGTCCGTATGAGATTTTGTCAAAGCGTCTTGGCGATTTAAAAGGAAGAGGTGTGGCATTAAAAGAAGGGCAGACATTGCTTGATCTATACGAAGAGAGAAGTGTTCTCTATGAGAAATATGCGGATGTTATCATTGATGAAGATAACAAAGGAATTGAAGAAACACTGGAATTGCTGAAAGAAAAGTTTTGTTAG
- a CDS encoding ComEC/Rec2 family competence protein, whose amino-acid sequence MRKIKVILMSALLALFIAGCSSGNSAELFESGSQISGKTEQSDSGMEVHFIDVGQGDATLIKAGDHAMLIDAGDNSEGTAVQSYLNSQGIEKLDYVIGTHPDADHIGGLDVVVYKFDCKKIFMPGVTSDTKTYDDVMQALKSKNQRAQAPKPGETYTLGDASFTVIAPVKGYGDETNNWSIGMVLQYGENRFLFTGDAEKEAEEDMLAKGEDISADVYKASHHGSKTGSCDDFLDKVHPSYAVISCGEGNKYGHPSAQTLTNFRSRGIKTFRTDNQGTIVAYSDGKNITWNASPDTTWTPGEPKGSSSNWNSSSKNISKGKLGDSSKNTSKTQVSYVINEDTGKFHLPSCRFVKQMNEENRITSSKSRNTLIKEGYEACKVCEP is encoded by the coding sequence ATGAGAAAGATAAAAGTGATTTTAATGTCAGCACTTCTGGCTCTTTTTATAGCAGGATGCAGTTCGGGCAATTCGGCTGAACTTTTTGAGAGTGGCAGCCAGATTTCCGGGAAGACGGAGCAGTCAGATTCCGGTATGGAAGTACATTTTATTGATGTAGGACAGGGAGATGCTACTTTGATAAAAGCTGGGGATCATGCGATGCTGATTGATGCGGGCGATAACAGTGAGGGAACAGCGGTGCAGTCCTATTTGAACAGTCAGGGTATAGAGAAGCTTGATTATGTTATCGGTACCCATCCGGATGCGGATCACATCGGAGGTCTTGATGTTGTAGTTTATAAGTTTGATTGTAAGAAGATTTTTATGCCGGGAGTGACTTCGGATACGAAAACATATGATGATGTTATGCAGGCATTGAAGTCTAAGAATCAGAGGGCACAGGCGCCAAAGCCTGGAGAAACATATACATTAGGAGATGCGTCTTTTACAGTGATTGCTCCGGTGAAGGGCTATGGAGATGAGACGAATAACTGGTCGATTGGAATGGTACTTCAATACGGAGAGAATCGTTTTTTGTTTACAGGTGATGCAGAGAAAGAAGCAGAGGAAGATATGTTAGCGAAGGGGGAAGATATTTCCGCAGATGTATATAAGGCATCTCATCATGGAAGTAAGACGGGTTCCTGTGATGATTTTCTTGATAAGGTACATCCTTCTTATGCGGTAATCAGTTGTGGTGAGGGGAATAAGTACGGGCATCCTTCTGCCCAGACATTAACTAATTTCCGAAGCAGAGGGATTAAGACATTCCGTACCGATAATCAGGGAACGATTGTGGCATATAGCGATGGAAAGAATATTACATGGAATGCTTCTCCGGATACAACCTGGACACCGGGAGAGCCAAAGGGTTCTTCGTCTAACTGGAATTCCTCATCGAAGAATATTTCTAAGGGAAAGTTAGGGGATAGTTCAAAAAATACTTCCAAAACACAGGTGTCTTATGTTATAAATGAAGACACAGGTAAGTTCCATCTGCCATCCTGTCGTTTTGTAAAGCAGATGAATGAGGAGAATCGTATTACATCTTCAAAAAGCAGGAATACTTTGATAAAGGAAGGGTATGAAGCCTGTAAAGTATGCGAACCGTAG
- a CDS encoding site-specific integrase: MLNNTNNSPLFYEYYAQWVDVYKKGAIREATMAKYLMTQKWIQKLAPELKVSELTRTAYQQILNDYAKEHERQTTLDFHHQLKGAILDALDEGMIERDPTRKAIIKGKTPRAKKIKYLNQFELHTLIANLDLSEEPNWDWFILLVAKTGMRFSEALAITPSDFDFARQALSISKTWDYKGEGGFLPTKNRSSVRKIQIDWQIVVKFSELIKGLPEDEPIFVGESKIYNSTVNDVLTRHCKQCGISEISIHGLRHTHASLLLFAGVSIASVARRLGHASMTTTQKTYLHIIQELENKDVDLIMRTLSGL, translated from the coding sequence ATGCTTAATAACACAAATAATTCACCTCTCTTTTATGAATACTACGCACAGTGGGTTGATGTGTATAAGAAAGGTGCGATAAGAGAAGCTACAATGGCGAAGTATTTAATGACTCAGAAGTGGATACAGAAACTAGCACCAGAATTAAAAGTTTCTGAGTTGACAAGAACAGCATATCAGCAGATTTTAAATGATTATGCGAAAGAGCATGAGAGACAGACTACATTAGATTTTCATCATCAGCTCAAAGGAGCAATTTTAGATGCATTAGATGAAGGTATGATTGAAAGAGACCCTACCAGAAAGGCAATTATTAAAGGAAAAACACCGAGAGCAAAAAAGATAAAATATTTAAACCAGTTTGAATTACATACATTAATTGCTAACTTAGATCTTTCAGAAGAACCAAACTGGGATTGGTTTATACTTTTAGTTGCAAAAACAGGAATGCGCTTTTCAGAGGCTCTTGCGATTACACCATCTGACTTTGATTTTGCCAGACAGGCTTTGTCAATAAGTAAGACTTGGGACTACAAAGGAGAAGGAGGGTTTTTGCCGACTAAGAACAGGTCATCGGTAAGAAAGATTCAGATTGACTGGCAAATAGTAGTTAAGTTTTCAGAGTTGATAAAAGGGTTGCCAGAAGATGAACCTATTTTTGTAGGTGAATCGAAAATTTATAATTCTACAGTTAATGATGTCCTTACAAGACATTGTAAACAATGTGGCATTTCCGAAATTTCTATTCATGGTCTTCGGCATACGCATGCGTCGTTATTGTTATTTGCCGGAGTATCTATTGCCAGTGTTGCACGAAGATTAGGGCATGCAAGTATGACGACCACACAGAAGACATATCTGCATATTATTCAAGAACTTGAAAATAAAGACGTAGATTTAATAATGAGAACTTTATCTGGATTATAA
- a CDS encoding type I restriction endonuclease subunit R produces the protein MPELESTIERKLIEQLVYGESQWTYREDLKTEADLWANFKYILEQNNKDRLNGELLSDSEFEQVKNQLQFSSFYKAGEWLVGENGKVQVHVQRDTERLHLVVMNHEHIAGGSSVYEVINQYSALKTEEDSTASTRDRRFDVTLMINGLPLIHIELKNKQHSYKDGFWQIRKYIGEGKFTGIFSAVQMFVVSNGVDTRYFAAAGDTELNPKFMSGWVDKENNSVSDYLDFAKSVLRIPEAHEMIARYTVLDEDAKRLILLRPYQIHAIESIREASKTGKSGYVWHTTGSGKTLTSYKATRNLLMDIPAIDKAIFLIDRKDLDTQTTMAFQAYANNDLVDVDETDNVNDLKKKLKSEDRQVIVTTIQKMQILISKRLKEDTPEYQKIKNLKIAFVVDECHRAVTPKTKRELERFFGRSLWYGFTGTPRFAENPYPQLGDLPRTTEKLYGKCLHKYTIQNAIKDRAVLGFQVEHNGPKNVTDETDGRVYDNETHMLRVLDIILNKSYHKLGFQNGKGKTYEGLLTTSSIQLAQKYYDLLTKIKNGESSLKIDEKIKQVLPDFPKFAITYSVTENEEGSCVNQQKMQKSLDDYNGMFGTKYELSQIQGYNGNLNKRLARKDAKFKSRNEQLDLVIVVDRLLTGFDAPCLSTIFIDRQPMGPHDLIQAFSRTNRIFDKNKRNGQIVTFQAPKLFKESVDNAIKLYSAGSTGIAILAQWEEVEPAFRKALSALRVCAESPSEIPEMSMKEKKIFAKMFQSFDSLFAQLKSFTNYDDSMLEQYGITEQEYDDYVGHYKNVIEEIREEKANDSETAVEETEVDQDYELMAYSNTKIDYEYIINLIQNIVTSTEEEEDITQEERQKKIDEAKQYVEELRKDNEKVADIMSDLIEEIEKDETKYKGQSILNIVENMKQDCIEKVVSEFCESWYAMKGDVMYAAMHYRNGEIPNESVIKKNVDYTSYKAEQEKALPKFKYYSRMIAELKETLEKEIKPLIAHM, from the coding sequence ATGCCAGAATTAGAATCAACAATAGAAAGAAAACTGATAGAGCAATTAGTTTACGGAGAATCTCAGTGGACCTATAGAGAAGATTTAAAAACGGAAGCGGATTTATGGGCAAATTTTAAATATATTCTTGAGCAGAATAATAAAGACAGATTGAACGGAGAACTGCTCTCGGATTCAGAATTTGAACAGGTTAAGAACCAATTACAGTTTTCTTCTTTTTATAAGGCTGGAGAATGGTTGGTTGGTGAAAACGGAAAAGTACAGGTTCATGTGCAAAGGGATACGGAAAGATTGCATCTTGTAGTCATGAATCATGAACATATAGCTGGTGGAAGTAGTGTTTATGAGGTGATAAATCAGTACAGCGCATTAAAAACAGAGGAAGATAGTACGGCATCAACCAGAGACAGGCGTTTTGATGTGACATTGATGATTAACGGTCTTCCATTGATACATATAGAATTGAAGAATAAGCAGCATTCTTATAAGGATGGATTTTGGCAGATTAGAAAGTACATCGGAGAAGGTAAGTTTACTGGTATTTTTTCAGCAGTGCAGATGTTTGTTGTCAGCAATGGCGTAGATACCAGATATTTTGCGGCAGCAGGGGATACGGAATTGAATCCGAAGTTTATGAGCGGATGGGTGGACAAGGAGAATAATTCTGTATCTGATTATCTTGATTTTGCAAAAAGTGTACTCAGAATTCCGGAAGCACATGAAATGATTGCAAGATATACGGTTTTAGATGAAGATGCAAAGCGGTTAATTTTACTTCGACCATATCAGATTCATGCAATTGAATCTATAAGAGAGGCTTCAAAAACGGGAAAATCTGGTTATGTATGGCATACGACTGGATCAGGGAAGACATTAACTTCTTATAAAGCAACCAGAAATTTATTGATGGATATTCCGGCAATTGATAAAGCAATTTTTCTGATTGACCGAAAAGATTTAGATACACAGACAACAATGGCTTTTCAGGCATATGCCAATAATGATTTGGTGGATGTTGATGAGACCGATAATGTAAATGATTTAAAGAAAAAGCTAAAATCTGAAGATAGGCAGGTTATTGTTACAACGATTCAGAAAATGCAGATTTTAATTAGTAAAAGGCTAAAGGAGGATACACCAGAATATCAGAAAATTAAAAATTTAAAAATTGCATTTGTTGTAGATGAATGTCATAGAGCTGTTACACCAAAGACGAAAAGAGAATTAGAAAGATTTTTTGGACGTTCTTTGTGGTATGGTTTTACCGGAACGCCTCGGTTTGCAGAAAATCCATATCCACAGTTGGGAGATTTGCCAAGAACGACAGAAAAATTGTATGGAAAATGTCTTCATAAATATACGATACAAAATGCTATTAAAGACAGGGCGGTATTAGGTTTTCAGGTGGAACATAATGGCCCGAAAAATGTAACAGATGAAACAGATGGCAGAGTATATGATAATGAAACGCATATGTTACGGGTGCTTGATATTATTCTTAATAAATCCTATCATAAATTGGGATTTCAAAATGGAAAAGGCAAGACTTATGAGGGACTTCTTACAACAAGTTCCATTCAATTAGCACAGAAATATTATGATTTACTGACAAAAATAAAAAATGGGGAATCTTCATTAAAAATTGATGAAAAGATAAAGCAGGTATTGCCGGATTTTCCTAAGTTTGCAATCACATATTCTGTAACAGAAAATGAAGAAGGTTCCTGCGTGAACCAACAGAAAATGCAAAAGTCTTTAGATGATTATAATGGAATGTTTGGTACCAAATATGAATTATCACAGATACAGGGCTATAATGGAAACCTTAACAAAAGACTGGCGAGAAAGGATGCAAAGTTTAAGAGTAGAAATGAACAGCTAGATTTGGTTATCGTTGTAGATCGCTTATTAACAGGTTTTGATGCACCTTGTCTGTCCACCATTTTTATTGACAGACAGCCGATGGGACCACATGATTTGATACAGGCATTTTCAAGAACGAATCGTATTTTTGACAAAAATAAACGCAATGGGCAGATTGTAACCTTTCAAGCTCCGAAGTTATTTAAAGAAAGTGTTGATAATGCAATAAAATTATACTCAGCAGGTAGTACAGGAATTGCAATTTTAGCACAATGGGAAGAGGTAGAACCGGCATTTCGCAAAGCCCTTTCCGCGCTCAGAGTTTGTGCCGAGAGTCCTTCGGAAATCCCTGAAATGTCTATGAAAGAAAAGAAGATTTTTGCGAAGATGTTCCAATCTTTTGACAGTCTGTTTGCCCAGTTAAAATCCTTTACAAACTATGACGACAGTATGCTTGAACAATATGGAATTACCGAGCAGGAATATGATGATTATGTAGGACATTATAAAAATGTAATAGAGGAAATTCGAGAAGAAAAAGCGAATGATTCAGAAACTGCCGTAGAGGAGACGGAGGTAGATCAGGATTATGAATTGATGGCATATAGTAATACAAAAATTGATTATGAGTACATCATCAATCTTATTCAAAATATTGTTACATCAACAGAAGAGGAAGAAGATATAACACAAGAAGAAAGACAGAAGAAGATAGATGAAGCAAAACAGTATGTAGAGGAATTACGTAAGGATAATGAAAAAGTAGCAGATATTATGTCTGATTTGATAGAAGAAATCGAAAAAGATGAAACAAAATATAAGGGACAGTCTATTCTTAATATTGTAGAAAATATGAAGCAGGATTGCATAGAAAAAGTTGTTTCTGAATTTTGTGAAAGCTGGTATGCAATGAAAGGTGATGTAATGTATGCGGCAATGCATTACAGGAACGGTGAAATTCCTAATGAAAGTGTAATTAAAAAGAATGTTGATTATACTAGTTATAAGGCAGAGCAAGAGAAAGCTTTACCTAAGTTCAAATATTATTCCCGGATGATAGCGGAACTGAAGGAGACACTGGAGAAAGAAATTAAGCCGTTAATAGCACATATGTAA
- a CDS encoding DUF3990 domain-containing protein, whose amino-acid sequence MEIIIYHGSNVEVYRPRILQNGFYKDFGYGFYCANFEKQAKRWAMSRKGKTVVNYYKYKPSKN is encoded by the coding sequence ATGGAAATAATCATTTATCATGGCAGCAACGTGGAAGTATACAGACCACGTATCCTCCAAAATGGATTCTATAAAGATTTTGGATACGGATTTTATTGCGCAAATTTTGAAAAGCAAGCGAAACGCTGGGCAATGTCTAGAAAAGGGAAGACGGTCGTAAATTACTATAAATATAAACCAAGTAAAAATTAG
- a CDS encoding restriction endonuclease subunit S: MDKIWIYVWKQRKLESLLDNLQNNTLSRADLSYEKGKIKNIHYGDILIKFGEILNIKKEQLPNIVNEDVVKKYKTSILQNGDIVFVDTAEDETVGKCSEIAGLTDEIVLSGLHTIPCRPKLKFADGYLGYYLNSEIFHQQLLPFMQGIKVTSISKAAMKKMNIIYPKSVEEQAKIGGYFYNLDNLITFHHRKLNILNKIYRYAWEQRKLGELGTVQTCKRIFKEQTSEQGDIPFFKNGTIGLEPDSYISREVYEEFRRLYPYPEVGDTLISVVGSIGRTAEYTGKDEYFQDSNVVWLKTDGSINKKFLKISYQVIKWLIEGSTVKHLYNDNILRSEIVMPVSQIEQAKIAEFFEELAQLITLHQQKCKQLQIIRKFMLKNMFL, translated from the coding sequence TTGGATAAAATATGGATATACGTTTGGAAACAGCGTAAGTTAGAAAGTTTATTGGATAATTTACAAAATAATACATTGTCAAGAGCTGACTTATCTTATGAAAAGGGGAAAATAAAAAATATTCATTATGGTGATATCCTCATTAAATTTGGAGAGATATTAAATATTAAAAAAGAACAGTTACCAAATATAGTGAATGAAGATGTTGTAAAAAAATATAAAACTTCTATTTTACAAAATGGAGACATTGTTTTTGTTGACACAGCAGAAGATGAAACAGTAGGGAAATGTAGCGAAATAGCTGGATTGACAGATGAAATAGTATTATCTGGATTGCATACAATTCCTTGTAGACCGAAACTGAAATTTGCTGATGGATATTTAGGGTATTATTTAAACTCTGAAATTTTTCATCAACAATTATTACCCTTTATGCAAGGAATTAAAGTGACATCCATTTCTAAAGCAGCAATGAAAAAAATGAATATTATTTATCCTAAATCTGTTGAAGAACAGGCTAAGATTGGAGGCTATTTTTATAATTTAGATAATCTCATCACTTTTCATCATCGTAAGTTAAATATTCTTAATAAAATATATAGATACGCTTGGGAACAGCGTAAGTTGGGGGAACTTGGGACAGTCCAGACATGCAAACGAATTTTTAAAGAACAAACATCTGAACAGGGGGACATTCCTTTTTTTAAGAATGGAACTATTGGATTAGAACCTGATTCATATATCTCGAGAGAAGTGTATGAAGAATTTCGTAGATTATATCCTTATCCAGAAGTAGGAGATACCCTGATTTCAGTAGTTGGAAGCATTGGAAGAACTGCTGAATATACAGGGAAAGATGAGTATTTTCAGGATTCAAATGTTGTATGGCTTAAGACAGATGGAAGCATTAATAAAAAGTTTCTCAAGATATCTTATCAAGTAATAAAGTGGTTGATAGAAGGGTCTACAGTCAAGCATTTATATAATGATAATATATTGCGAAGTGAGATTGTTATGCCGGTTTCGCAGATTGAACAAGCAAAAATAGCAGAGTTTTTTGAAGAGCTTGCTCAACTCATCACTCTTCACCAGCAGAAGTGTAAACAATTACAAATTATAAGAAAATTCATGCTAAAAAATATGTTTTTATGA
- a CDS encoding DUF3990 domain-containing protein yields the protein MDSRKIELYHGSGQIVEFPEIRKTRYTKDFSWGFYCTNSYEQAYRWADRKHAQGVVNIYSYIEDPRLNIKKFDKMSDEWLNFIAECRAGKIHEYDIVEGPMADDTIWNFVNDYLANNISKSVFWEYAKFKHPTHQISFHSIRALGCLRYERSEIVNDEEVE from the coding sequence ATGGACAGTAGGAAGATAGAATTATATCATGGAAGCGGACAAATAGTTGAATTCCCTGAAATTAGAAAAACAAGATATACAAAAGATTTTTCATGGGGATTTTATTGTACGAATAGTTATGAACAGGCATATCGCTGGGCGGACCGTAAACATGCTCAGGGAGTAGTTAATATATACTCCTATATAGAAGATCCACGATTAAATATTAAAAAATTTGATAAGATGAGTGATGAATGGTTAAATTTTATTGCAGAATGTCGTGCTGGAAAGATACATGAATATGATATTGTAGAAGGTCCGATGGCAGACGATACTATCTGGAATTTTGTAAATGATTATTTGGCTAATAATATTAGCAAATCAGTTTTTTGGGAATATGCAAAATTTAAACATCCAACCCATCAAATCAGCTTTCACAGTATCCGAGCATTGGGATGTTTACGGTATGAAAGGAGTGAAATAGTCAATGATGAGGAAGTGGAATAA
- a CDS encoding restriction endonuclease subunit S, with protein MGKPKIRFKGYTEDWEQRKFGEIVKKYEDSIETPTEGYTRLGIRSHAKGTFHSFVEKGKELETAKMFRVAADKFIVNITFGWEHAVAITDENDAGKLVSHRFPQYSFNAGMVPKFFRYLILDENFKHHLELSSPGGAGRNRVLKLSDMLEYKMNFPSEAEQKKIATYFDNIDNLITLHQRKCDETKKLKKCMLQKMFPKEGEKVPEIRFSGFTGDWKQRKLGEIVNRITRKNSKLISELPLTISAQQGLIDQNEFFDKRVASKDVSGYYLIKNGEFAYNKSTSNDAPWGAIKRLDRYENGVLSTLYIVFEIKDETLVNSDFLVAYYSTNLWHKGIHEIAAEGARNHGLLNIAPTDFFKTKLKLPADIEEQKEIGEYFKKIDLLITFHQQKCDELKNIKKFMLQNMFVSEK; from the coding sequence ATGGGAAAGCCGAAGATAAGATTTAAGGGGTATACGGAAGATTGGGAACAGCGTAAGTTCGGAGAAATAGTAAAAAAATATGAAGATTCGATAGAAACTCCAACGGAAGGCTATACAAGACTTGGAATTAGAAGTCATGCTAAAGGAACATTTCATAGTTTTGTTGAAAAAGGTAAAGAACTTGAGACAGCTAAGATGTTCCGAGTAGCAGCCGATAAATTCATTGTGAACATCACATTTGGATGGGAACATGCAGTAGCAATTACTGATGAAAATGATGCTGGAAAGCTTGTTTCTCATAGGTTTCCACAATATAGCTTCAATGCAGGGATGGTTCCGAAATTTTTTAGATATCTGATTCTTGATGAAAACTTTAAACATCATTTGGAATTATCCTCACCAGGAGGAGCCGGAAGAAACAGGGTTTTGAAATTAAGCGATATGCTTGAATACAAAATGAATTTTCCATCTGAAGCAGAGCAGAAAAAAATTGCTACGTATTTTGATAACATAGACAACCTCATCACTCTTCACCAGCGCAAGTGTGATGAGACCAAAAAGTTAAAAAAATGTATGCTTCAGAAGATGTTTCCGAAGGAGGGAGAAAAAGTTCCGGAAATTAGATTTTCTGGTTTTACTGGCGATTGGAAACAGCGTAAGTTAGGAGAAATAGTCAATCGAATTACTAGAAAAAATTCAAAGTTAATATCAGAATTACCATTAACAATTTCTGCGCAACAGGGACTTATAGATCAGAATGAATTTTTTGATAAAAGAGTTGCTAGTAAAGATGTCAGCGGATATTACTTGATAAAGAATGGGGAATTTGCCTATAACAAAAGTACATCGAATGATGCACCTTGGGGAGCAATTAAAAGGCTGGATCGTTATGAAAATGGTGTATTATCAACATTGTATATAGTATTTGAAATAAAAGATGAAACTCTTGTTAATTCAGATTTTTTGGTTGCTTATTATAGTACAAATCTTTGGCATAAGGGGATTCATGAGATAGCAGCAGAGGGAGCAAGAAATCATGGACTTTTGAATATTGCACCAACGGATTTCTTTAAAACAAAGTTGAAGTTACCTGCTGATATAGAAGAACAGAAAGAAATCGGAGAATATTTTAAAAAAATTGATTTGCTCATCACTTTTCATCAACAAAAGTGTGATGAATTAAAAAATATAAAGAAATTTATGCTACAAAATATGTTTGTGTCAGAAAAATAA